GACGAGATCGCCGAGCAGCTTTTCAAGGTCGATCGACTTGGCGTCACTGCGTGCCAGTTCAGCATCCAGCCGCGAGGCATCGGAAATATCTGATATCAGGCGATCGAGACGCCGCACGTCGTGCTGGATCACGTCCATCAGCCGCTTCTTGGAATCTTCGTTGCGCGCCAGCGGCAGTGTCTCTACGGCGCTGCGCAGCGAGGTGAGGGGGTTCTTCAGCTCGTGGCTGACATCGGCGGCAAAACTCTCGATCGCGTCGATCCGATCGTAGAGCGCCGTCGTCATTTCGCGCAGCGCCACGGAGAGGTTGCCTATTTCATCCTGGCGGATGGAGAAATCCGGAATTTCCTCACGCTCCTTGGCGCCCCCGCGGCGAACGCGGATGGCTGCGGCCGAAAGCCGGCGCAGTGGATTTGCAATCGTGCTGGAGAGGAGAAGCGACAGGATGACGTTGACGAGGGCAGCAACACCGAACACCCGGATGATGGCGAGCCGCTCGGCATGAACGATCTTGTCGATATCACCGGCCTGGGTTGAGAGCAGCAGGACACCCAGAACCGCACGAAAACGCTGGACGGGCACCGCCACCGAGACGATCAGCTCGCCCTTTTCTGTCACGCGCACGACCGCACCGCGCACACCAGTCAGGGCGTTCATCACTTCCGGATAGATCGAACCATTGCCGCCGGGGGGTTCCTTGTAGAGCGGCAGGTTGCCGGGCTGCAGAATGCGGTTGAACCAGGAGTTCAGATATTCGGAGATGCTGGTCGATTCCGGCTCGATCGGTGGAAGGTCGAAACGCAGCACCTGGCCACCCGTATAGAGGTGGCGGGAATCCAGCAACAGATCGGCATCGGCGTCAAACAGCCGCGCGCGGGTGCGCGTCGGCGAGATCAGTCTTCGCAGGACCGGCGCCACGCGCTCCTGATTGATCGGGAATTCCAGGTCTTCGTCGCTCGGCAGCGGTGTGATGCTCTGGCCGGCCTGCAGCTCCAGGAGCTTTTCCGGATCGATGGTGATCGAATTGGTATCCACCGACGCGGATGCCGCAATGGCGCCGGCGATGATTTCACCCTGGGTCAGAAGACTTTCGACACGGGCATCGATCAGTCCCTCGCGAAACTGATTGAGATACATGATGCCGCCGACGAGAACGACGAGCGCGACGAGGTTGAAGAACAGGATGCGGCGGGTCAGGCTGGAGAAGACGGCATTGCCAAACAGGCGTCGGATCAGCGTGAAGGGGTGCGCCCAGCGCCTTCCGGGGGCCAGCTTCGCCTCCGAATCCTCCATTTCTCTGCTCTGCAAGACTTCGACCAAGCCTCTCAACTCCCGCTCGCGCGGCCTTTTCTGATTTTGATCGATGGATCGCAAGCCTGCCGATCCATCGGCGCGCGGAGCCCTATCATACAGCCGCGGCCGGCGCCATGCCAGCCGCAGTCACAATGTAGCGCTGGCTCAAGCGGATTCGCGGAACCGGTAGCCCACGCCGTAGAGTGTTTCGATCATGTCGAAGTCATTGTCGACCATCTTGAACTTCTTGCGCAGGCGCTTGATGTGGCTGTCGATGGTGCGGTCGTCGACATAGACCTGCTCGTCGTAGGCGGCGTCCATCAGGGAGTCACGGCTCTTGACGACACCGGGGCGCTGGGCAAGCGAATGCAGGATGAGGAACTCGGTCACCGTCAGGGTGACAGGCTCGTTCTTCCAGGTGCAGGTATGCCGTTCCTGGTCCATCGACAACTGTCCGCGTTCAAGTGAGCGGGCCTGAATGTCGGCGGCTGTTTTCGGGTTGCTGGCAGCGCCGCTAGCGGCAGCGGCTTCGCGATTGGCCGAACGGCGCAGGATGGCCTTGACGCGTTCAACAAGGAGGCGCTGCGAGAAAGGCTTGGTGATGAAATCGTCGGCCCCCATCTTAAGGCCGAACAACTCATCAATCTCCTCGTCCTTGGATGTCAGGAAGATTACCGGGATATCGGATTTCTGGCGCAGCCGACGAAGAAGCTCCATGCCATCCATGCGCGGCATCTTGATATCGAAGATGGCAAGCTGCGGCGGACGTGCCAGCAGACCGTCAAGGGCGGACGCACCGTCGGTATAGGTCTCGACCTTGTAGCCTTCGTTTTCCAGGGCAATGGAAACCGAAGTCAGAATATTCCGGTCATCGTCGACCAGTGCAATCGTCTGCATCGCATTTCGCTCCGTCGTGTCTCGCGCCGGTTTTACGGGCGCCTGGGTTCAAGCGTCTTCACGATCGCTTCATGAGTATAAAGGTGGAACAAATTGTGGCGAAGGCAAAGGGAGGTTGCAGCCTTATTCGCAAATGGTCCTTCCAGGCCAATTTATTTTGCCCTCTGAAATGGCCGATTCAACCGATTAAAAAAACGATATTTTTCTTTAAATCGATTAATATACTGAAATTATTATATTTTTTACGACAGCAAACTTGCCATTTCACTGCAAAAAAACTATTGTCCTGATCAATCACCCCGCCAATGGCCAAATATAGAGGAAAGCTGGACCATGGACGAACTCGGTATCCGCAACCCGTCAATCGGGCTGGAAGCAATTGGTTTCAAGGATCTGGACGTCGTCCGGTTTAACTTCGGCACCTCTGCACTTTATGAAGAGGCGCTGCGTCGCCAGGAGGCCCAGCTGACCGCTGACGGCGCTCTTAGGGCCCTGACCGGCCAGCACACTGGCCGCTCGCCGAAGGACAAGTTCGTCGTGCGCGACGCGACCACGACCGACCAGATCTGGTGGGACAACAACAAGGAAATGTCGCCTGAACATTTCGCCATCCTGCATGCTGACATGCTCGAGCATGCCCGCGGCAAGTCTCTCTACGTGCAGGACCTGATCGGTGGCGCCGATACGGACAATGCGCTTGCCACCCGCGTCATCACCGAGTTCGCCTGGCATTCGCTGTTCATCCGCAACCTGCTGATCCGCCCGGAAAAGAGCGCTCTCGAGACCTTCGTTCCACGCCTGACGATCATCGACCTGCCGGATTTCAAGGGCGATCCGGCACGCCACGGCTGCCGCACGGAAACGGTAATCGCCTGCGATCTGGTCAACGGCCTCATCCTGATCGGTGGAACCTCCTATGCCGGCGAGATGAAGAAGTCGGTGTTCACGGCGCTCAACTATCTGCTTCCGGCCAAGGGCGTCATGCCGATGCACTGCTCGGCCAATGTCGGGCCGGATGGTGATGCGGCCGTGTTCTTCGGGCTTTCGGGCACCGGCAAGACGACGCTTTCGGCCGATCCGAAGCGTACGCTGATCGGCGATGATGAACACGGCTGGGGCGAAGACGGTATCTTCAATTTCGAAGGTGGCTGCTACGCCAAGACCATTCGCCTTTCGGCCGAAGCCGAGCCGGAAATCTTCGCAACGACCCGCCGCTTCGGCACGGTTCTCGAAAACGTCGTTCTCGACGCGGATCGCAAGCCCGACTTCAACGACGGCTCGTTGACGGAAAACACGCGCTGCGCCTATCCGCTGGATTTCATTCCGAACGCCAGCGAAACCGGCACGACAGGTCATCCGCGCACGATCATCATGCTGACCGCGGATGCCTTCGGCGTCATGCCGCCGATCGCCAAGCTGACGCCCGAACAGGCCATGTACCACTTCCTCTCGGGCTACACCGCCAAGGTTGCCGGCACGGAAAAGGGCGTGACCGAGCCGGAAGCGACCTTCTCGACCTGCTTCGGCGCACCGTTCATGCCGCGGCATCCCTCTGAATACGGCAA
This genomic stretch from Pararhizobium capsulatum DSM 1112 harbors:
- a CDS encoding stimulus-sensing domain-containing protein; its protein translation is MEDSEAKLAPGRRWAHPFTLIRRLFGNAVFSSLTRRILFFNLVALVVLVGGIMYLNQFREGLIDARVESLLTQGEIIAGAIAASASVDTNSITIDPEKLLELQAGQSITPLPSDEDLEFPINQERVAPVLRRLISPTRTRARLFDADADLLLDSRHLYTGGQVLRFDLPPIEPESTSISEYLNSWFNRILQPGNLPLYKEPPGGNGSIYPEVMNALTGVRGAVVRVTEKGELIVSVAVPVQRFRAVLGVLLLSTQAGDIDKIVHAERLAIIRVFGVAALVNVILSLLLSSTIANPLRRLSAAAIRVRRGGAKEREEIPDFSIRQDEIGNLSVALREMTTALYDRIDAIESFAADVSHELKNPLTSLRSAVETLPLARNEDSKKRLMDVIQHDVRRLDRLISDISDASRLDAELARSDAKSIDLEKLLGDLVDISRQIHASKKTVLMSFVVDRRDNPKMRFRVNGYELRIGQIITNLIENARSFVHQEGGRIIVRLTRLRNRCVVVIEDNGPGIVAEDIDRIFERFYTDRPASEAFGQNSGLGLSISRQIAEAHGGTLRAENIVNAETGNIEGARFILSLPVEQNT
- a CDS encoding response regulator transcription factor codes for the protein MQTIALVDDDRNILTSVSIALENEGYKVETYTDGASALDGLLARPPQLAIFDIKMPRMDGMELLRRLRQKSDIPVIFLTSKDEEIDELFGLKMGADDFITKPFSQRLLVERVKAILRRSANREAAAASGAASNPKTAADIQARSLERGQLSMDQERHTCTWKNEPVTLTVTEFLILHSLAQRPGVVKSRDSLMDAAYDEQVYVDDRTIDSHIKRLRKKFKMVDNDFDMIETLYGVGYRFRESA
- a CDS encoding phosphoenolpyruvate carboxykinase; protein product: MDELGIRNPSIGLEAIGFKDLDVVRFNFGTSALYEEALRRQEAQLTADGALRALTGQHTGRSPKDKFVVRDATTTDQIWWDNNKEMSPEHFAILHADMLEHARGKSLYVQDLIGGADTDNALATRVITEFAWHSLFIRNLLIRPEKSALETFVPRLTIIDLPDFKGDPARHGCRTETVIACDLVNGLILIGGTSYAGEMKKSVFTALNYLLPAKGVMPMHCSANVGPDGDAAVFFGLSGTGKTTLSADPKRTLIGDDEHGWGEDGIFNFEGGCYAKTIRLSAEAEPEIFATTRRFGTVLENVVLDADRKPDFNDGSLTENTRCAYPLDFIPNASETGTTGHPRTIIMLTADAFGVMPPIAKLTPEQAMYHFLSGYTAKVAGTEKGVTEPEATFSTCFGAPFMPRHPSEYGNLLRDLIARHDVTCWLVNTGWTGGAHGTGHRMPIKPTRALLCAALDGSLAGAEFRTDANFGFAVPVAVEGVDTTILDPRSTWSDGNAYDAQARKLVDMFITNFAKFEDHVDGSVRDAAPGVVLAAE